The genome window GGCTCCTGCAACTCAGACGCTACGATAACAAGAACATCCAGGTCGCGTTCGGCGAGTTCATCTTTCATTTCGTTGAGTGCTTCCTGCTGTTCAATGAGGTAATGCTGGGCGTCGTCACGGCCATACAGAAGCAACACGCGCCGATGGTCTTTCTTTTCGCTCAAAATCGCTTTGATCGATTTCTGCTGATTCGCTATACTTTCCATAATAGGGGTGAGTCCGGTTAATAGAACAATTAGAGTTAACAACCAATGGGTTTGCATAGTGTTTCGGGTAACGCAGCCGGGAAGCCGCCTTGTTTGGTACTCGGCGACTTTTCAATCGCGTTTTTATTCCAGATCTTCCGACCGCTCGAGCATCAGAATCGACGACTGAGGCACGATAACGTATTGATCGCCTTCGTACTGCAATTCGATCGCACTTCGTTGCAGATACAGCGCAAGGTCGCCCTCCTGCGCCTGCAAGGGCATGTATTTTACTTTCTCTTCCGTTTCTTTCCAGGGCTCATCGTCAACGGGATTCGGAATCGGATAACCGGGGCCCACCTTAATAACGTAGCCCGACTGGACTTGTTCCCGCTCCTGCACCGTTGGCGGCAGATACAGACCACTAACCGTACGATCAGAAGGGTCTTTAGGCTTGATCAGTACCCGGTCGCCTACCACGATCAGGCGTTTCAGTTTGTTATCGGCAGTAATATTAACCATGTCAAGTAAGTTGTCGAACGTGAATTGTTGTCTGTACTGGGGAGTAGCAACTTTGGGGCAAATGAAAAGAGAACGGACAAATTGACAGCTAGTTACCCCACCGGTTCTAATCAGCTTATC of Spirosoma agri contains these proteins:
- a CDS encoding DUF4174 domain-containing protein, which translates into the protein MESIANQQKSIKAILSEKKDHRRVLLLYGRDDAQHYLIEQQEALNEMKDELAERDLDVLVIVASELQEPDRQFLMHDYKLVPSEGFIGWLIGKDGGVKQTYHKSVSPKDLFTTIDGMPMRKQESKH
- a CDS encoding co-chaperone GroES, which codes for MVNITADNKLKRLIVVGDRVLIKPKDPSDRTVSGLYLPPTVQEREQVQSGYVIKVGPGYPIPNPVDDEPWKETEEKVKYMPLQAQEGDLALYLQRSAIELQYEGDQYVIVPQSSILMLERSEDLE